DNA from Roseimicrobium sp. ORNL1:
GATTCCCAATCTCTCGCGCGAAGGGAACCATCTGCTGGCCAGCTGCCTGGAAGGTTCAGCCAATGATGAGACGCTCAGCCATCTGCTGGAAAAGATGATGCGGGCGGAGAAGAGCAACCTTGTTCCACATTCCTCCAGCACCCGCAGCAACGCAGGCGCTCTCAGTTCCTCCGCGACGGCGCTGAAATCTTCGGTGCCAAAGACGGAGCAGCCTCCGGCCTCAACGACGGGATCGGTTTCTTCGATCTCCAGTTCGCCACTCAAGACTTCCCCGCCCAAAGCTACTGAAGAAGTCTCCCAAGCCCTTCCGCCTGCCGCTGCCATAGCACCTCCGCTCCCACCGGTTGCGCCGCCCGTGCCTGTACCAGCACCTGCGGTCGTCCAGCCTCCGCCGGTGCCAGTCGTGCCCGCGCCAGAGCCTCCTGCCAGTAGCCCTTCTCCTTCCCCTGCTCCGGCACTGCCCCCTATTGCTGCTGCCTCCACCGCGCTTCCTCTACCGCCGACGGCTCCTCCCACGCCCGCTGCGCCTCCGGAACCGCCCAAGTCTCAGGTCACTCCGGTCAAACCTGCGCCGCCCCAACCGCCGGCAAAGAAAGCAGAAAAGGAGAAAGAAAAGAAACCCAAGTCGGCGCCTGCTCCTGCTCCCGCCGCTCCTGTTGCACCTCATGCGAAAGGTCAACCCACGACCGGGATCCCGCCGCTCGTGTGGATCGCTGCCGCGGCGTCGCTGCTCATTCTGGGGACCGTGGTGGGCGTCGGTTTCTATGCTTACCAGGGATGGCGCAGTTCCAAGCCGGATCCCACGCCCAGCACACCGACGGAGCCGTCCACAACACCCGTGGCGCTCGTGACCCCGCCGGAGCCGCCCAAGCAGGAATCGAAAACGTCTTCGACCTCGACAACTCCGAAGCCTCCGGAGACGCCCTCGAACTCTTTACCTCAGACGCCAACACCACCACCCACAACGCCGGTAGCGGAGAAAAAGCCCGAGGCTCCGCCGAAACCCAAGCCGCCGAAGGAACTGGTCTTCACAAGGAGGGTCTTCCCCTCGACCGTCCGCGTGCGGGCAAATGGGCGCACCGTGGCATTGACCAAAAATTCGCTCGACCAGTTCGTGCTGAACTTGTCGTCCGTCTCCGACTATCCGCTCTCCATCCTCATCTCCCCGCCGCTCGGATTCACCGGGGAATCCCATCTCATCACCGATCCGAAAGAATCGACCTACGATCACGACGTTGTCTTCAAGCGCGGCAAGGTGGAACTCAAGGTCCCCGGTAACTCGGACTACGACCACGCCGAGTTCACGTTTGTGGACTATCATGATGAGGAACGGGCCAGTTTTCAGGGGAACGACATCTCCAAGCCCGAGGTGGAGACCGTTTCGCTGAGGAATGGACTCGCAACAGCAGAGCTGCCCACTGGGACCTACCAGATTCGCCTCATCTCCAACTCTCAAAACGTTGCGCCGATGACTCTGGCGGCCAAATATCCGGTGCCAAAGCGAGCCGGGACTGATGACTTGAAAGTGGCCTCAGAGGGATGGGGTGGACACACGTATGAGTGCAACTTCGAGGTCACGGTGGACATCAAGGGGGAGAAGACAAAGCTCTACGCCCGGCGCGTGCTGATTTTGGATCAGGACCTTGCCAAAGGCACCCTCCAGGACTACTGGGCCCGTGAGGGGAAGACACCCGAACGTCAGCAGAGCGAAATCCGGGACATCAAGGTGGACGCGTCGGGGACCCTTACCATGCTGCTTCCCCTGGAGGATCCCCAGCACAAGAACGACACGTTCGACGAGATCGTCGAACTCAAACGCAATGCCCAAGGTGGCATCAGCTTCCAATGTTACCCTGCGGCGAATTCCGCGAACAAGACGCGTGAGGACTACCTCGCCAAAGGATCGGCTAAAAGGGTGAGATAAGAACGCTTGCGCCGCACCTCCTTCAGCCGATCGGAACCTGTCGAAAGGGACGCTTTTCAAGGTGCCCTACGTGCGTAAAAATCCGGGTGCGCGCACCCTCAGACATCTGAGAGTGTAACGTGTTCAAACAAAACCCGAATACTCTTGACGGATGGCGTAAATTTTTGAACACTTTTGTTCATCAGTCCAAAGTAAATACCCCCCGACACACTCCTCCCCATGAAAATCAACCTTCACCTCAAAGGTATCATGGCTGCGGCCTTCGTCGCAGTGTTGCCCTGTGCCAGTTATGGCTACGGCGTTGGCGCTCTGGGCGCCGCCACGGCCGACTCGGCCCGCGGTGGTACCGCTGCTGCTCCGGTGATCGCCATTTCCGGCAGCGCACCCTCCCAGGCATCCGTGATTTCTGCCGCTCAGGCCTCCACGCCTGACACCACCGCTGCAGTTGTGGCTTCCACCCAGAAGACCACCTCGACCACCAGTGCCAGCGCTCCCCGCCACACCTCCTCGAGCAGCCACTCGACGAGCACCAGCACGAGCTACTCCTCCAAGGAAGTGGTGACCAAGAATCCCGTGGTGGAGCCCATAGTAGATTCTTTCGGACCGGAAGTCGCCCTCACCGTTGGCTGGGACAGCCAGTACATGTTCAAGGGCCTCGATAACGTGCGCGCCAGCAGCTTCAGCGGTCGCGACGAATCGTCCATCGCGTATGCCAAGCTCACGGCGGCCTATCAGGGCTTCGGCTTCAACCTTGGCTACCTCAGCGCGGTGGAAGAAAGCGATCCCCGCTTCTCCCCCACCGAACGCTCGGAGTATTATAGCGAAATCATCGCCGGCGTGAACTACACCGCCTCCATCATCGGTGGCGTGCTGGACGGCACCATTGGATACAATGCGTACTTCTTCCCTGAAGAAGACTTCTGGGGCACCGGCTATCAGGGCGAACTGTGGGCCCGCCTTGCGGTCGTAGCCTGCCCCTGGGTCACCCCGAGCTTCACCTACTCCTACTTCCACTCAGAAGAGAAGATCCTCGAAGGTCACTTCTTCGAGTTCCGCCTCGACAGCACGATCCCTGTCTATGAAGGCAGCGGCTTCAAGGTTGCGGTGAACCCGTACTTCTCCATCAGCTACGACCAGGACTACAACGGCGTCGGTGGCGACTGGAACTCCATCGAAACGGGCATCAAGGTCCCGGTTTCGATCGGCGACCACCTCATCATCGCCCTCTCCGGCAACTACGGCTGGGACATCGGCGACAACCGCAGCAACTTCGACCGCGGATTTGATGATTTCTGGGGCGGGGTGTCTGTCACGTACCGCTTCTAACAAACATTCAGTAGATGATAACGCGACGCGGGCCGGATTTTCCGGCCCGTCTCGTTAGGTGCCAACTGCTGAATCCCATGAAAACCATCCTTGTCCTTCTGGCCGCTGCTCTCCTCTCCGCCACCCTCTCCCCGCTTCACGCCGACGGTGGCCGAAGCGGTGACGACCGGGCCGAGCGCAAGCAGAAGGTGACCGGCTGAAACCGGACCCCATTCACCACTGCGGCATGGGGAGGCGCCTCATGCCGCATTTTTTTTCTTCCCGCCCGGCCAGATTGAAGCACATTGCGCGGGCCGCGCCACGGCCCAGCCCTCTCCATGCCCGACCCCAAGAAACCCATCAATCTGGACGACATCGACTTTGGCTCGACTCTTCGCGGCCATCAAAAGGGCGACCGGGTGTTCGACCGTTTCCTGCTGGAAAAGCTGCTGGGGCGCGGGGGCATGGGCGTGGTGTGGCTGGGAACCGATGAACGCCTGGGCCGCGAAGTGGCCCTGAAGTTCGCCCCGGAGGCCGTGCGCTACGACGACGTGGCGGTGGACGAACTGAAGGAAGAGACCAAGAAGGGGCTCAACCTCGCACACCAGAACATCGTCAAAATCTACGACTTCCTCGTGGATGAAACCCATGCCGCCATCAGCATGGAGTTCATTGATGGCGAGAACCTGGGCGCCCTGCGCACCCGCCAGCCAAACAAGGTGTTCGAGGTCCGCCAGATTGCGATGTGGGTGGGCCAGTTCCTGGATGCGCTCGACTACGCACACCGCATTGCGAAGGTCATTCACCGGGACCTTAAACCGGCGAACCTGATGATCGACCGTGAGGGCAACCTCCGCGTGACAGACTTCGGCATTGCCCGAAGCATTTCGGACGCGATGAACCGCGCCACACTGGGCATAGGGAACTCGACAGGCACGCTCGCCTACATGTCGCCCCAGCAGGCGGACGGCAAGAAGCCCCACGTCACGGATGATCTCTATGCCTTCGGCAGCACCCTGTATGAACTGCTGACCGGCAAGCCGCCCTTCTTCACAGGCAATATCATTTCCCAACTGCAGCACGATCCGGTGACGAGTCTCACCGAGCGACGCGAGGAGTTTGGCATCACCGACGGTGAGCCTATTCCCGTGGAATGGGAACAAACGATTCTCGCTTGCCTGGAGAAAACTCCGGAGAACCGCCCCGCGAGCGCTCTGGCAGTCCGGCAGCGCCTGGGCCTGGCTCCGGCCTGCCAGCCAGAAGTGCCGCCGCTTCCTGCTGTGCCTGGTGGCTCGGCCGCTGCAGGCGGATCGCCCACGAATTTCAGCCACTCGGCCGCCCACCTCCCCACGGGCCACGGCCCGACGCAGACGTATGTGCGCCCCGGCGCCGGCCTCACTGAGATGAGCCTGCCAAATCGGCCCATCGGCGCTGGACACATCAAGGTGGGTCCGGGTGTCACTCCGGTCCAGCCTCCCACTTCTTCTACCCAGCACCACACTACCACCCAACCTGCCAAGAAAGGCGGCGGTATCCTTGTAGCGGTGGGATTGGTGTTTCTATTTTTCGTCTTGGCTCTCGTCGGTGGCGGCTGGTGGGTATGGAACAAGACACCCTATTTGAAGAAGCTTCTCGGCAAGGAGGTCGCGGTGAGTCCCCTTTTGGACAATCCCACCCCCACTCCAACTCCGCCCGGTCCCGGACCGGCTCCAACTCCGACGCCACCACCCACGCCTCCCGGCCCTGGTCCTGCACCCACGCCTACTCCTACTCCCACTCCCCCCGGACCGGGACCCGCACCCACTCCGACGCCCACGCCTCCGAAGGTCACTTCCGTTCAGGCGATGATTGATGCCGCGAAGTCCGGCGACACCGTGACCGTTCCGGAGGGGATCTACGAGGAACAGCTCAAGTTCAAGGCCGGCATCACGCTGAAGGCAGCCGTGCCGGGCAAGGTGACCGTGCAGACGGACGGCAAGTCCGGCGCGGTCCTCATGGTGGAGAACTGCGGCAGCGGGTCCATCAGCGGCTTCGTATTCCAGCACACCGGCACAGAGATCACCGAGAAGGTGAACTGGCCGGTGGCCTTGGTGAAGGCGAGCACCATCGTGATGGATGGCTGCACCATTCAGGCTGGGTTGGGTGACGGCCTCCTGGTGACGGGCGCGGGCAAGTCGCAGTTCACCAAATGCATCATCCGGAACAACACCACCAACGGCGCCATCTTCGAAAGCGGCGCGTCCGGCTCCATGTCCGAAACAGAAGTGCGGAAGAATGGGGAAAGCGGTGTCGAGGTGCGTTTCCTCGGTACTGCGCCGGTGTTTTCCAGGTGCACATTCGCTGACAACGGCCTCGCCGGATTGATCGCCAAGGACGGCGGCAGCGCCACAGTGCAGGACCAGACCAAGGTCACCAAGAATGGCGACCCGGGCATTGCCGGCGTCGGCGAGGGCGTGACCATCAACGTCAACGGCACTGAATTGCAGGGGAACACGATCGGCATCGCCGTGATGGAGGGTGCCAAGGCAAAAATCCAGGAGTGCATCATCACGGAGAGCCAGCAGGCCGGCATTCAAGCCCAGGCTCCTGCCGCAGGTTCCGAATTCCTCAACAACACCGTGCAAAGCGGCAAGCTGGACGGGCTGCTGGCGACGGGCACCTCCGGTACTGCCATCACCATCACGGGGAACAAGATCAAGGGCAACGGCGGCCATGGCATCCTCATCTTCGGGGCCGGCTTCAAGCCCAAGGTCGAGCAGAACGAAATCTCCACCAACGCCGGGTACGGCATTCTCGCTGCTGAAGGTGTCTCTGGTTCAGTGACTGACAACACCGCTCGTGGCAACCACCTTGGCGGCGTGAAGAACGAGGGCGCTGGAGCAGATATCGTCATCCAGGGGAATCTGGCGGACGAATCCAAGTAGCCGCTGCATTCGGGCAGCCGCCGTGACCCCCTCATGGCGGCTTGCATTTTCAGCACCGGCCCCTACCTTTTGCCAGAACACCTTCCGAACCCTCCACCTCTTTATTCCGTCATGAGCCAGCCCAAGATCACTGCCTACCTGAAGACCTATTGCGGATGGAGCGAAGGCGTACGCGCCATCTTCCGCAAGTACGACCTGCCTTTCGAGGAGAAGGACATCATCAAGAACCCTGCCTTCCGCTGGGAAATGGAACAGAAGAGCGGCCAGCCCCTCAGTCCTTGCGTGGAAGTGAACGGCACCATGCTCGCAGACATCAGCGGCGAGGAAGTGGAGAAGTGGATGATCGAAAACAACCTGCTGACTCAAAGCGACACCGCTCCGGACGCTCCGATTAATTCGTCCTGCACAGACGAGCAGCACGCTGCCATGGCCCGTGGATCGGTGCCGGGACAGATCAAGTTCATTGCGTAGGTCATTGCCGCAGCCTTGCGGCCACTCGTTGATTGCCCAATTTCTGAAGGTGCATGCTGCTCGGCGGCATGCACCTTCGTTCATTTGGGCCTACGTCCACCGATTCACACGGCTGTCGAGCTGGAAGACCTGCCCAGAAGTGTGGGGCAGTTGCTGATCGAGAAAGGTCACGAAGCGAGCGACGGCTTCACAAGTATTGAAGCGCCGCAGGGCATGAGCCTCGCGCACGCTCTGTTTGATTTCCTCGGACAGGTGCGCGGTCATCTTCGTTTCCAACAGACCGGGGAGGATGCAGTTCACACGGATGTTTCTGCCTCCATATTCCTTCGCCAGTGAGTGCGTGAGGCCGATGATACCAGCCTTGGCGGCGGCATAGTTTGCCTGGCCTACATTGCCCCACCTCGCGGAGTTGGAGCCGATGAAAATGATGTGGCCACTGCGTCTGCGGGCCATGGATTTCAGCGCCGCCTGCGAGACTTGAAAAGCACCCTTGAGATTCACCTCCAGCACGGTGTCGAAGTCCTCCTCTTCCATGTTGGGGAAACGTCGATCCCGGAGCACGCCGGCACTGTGCACCACCAGTTCGACTTTCTCATGGGCGCTGAACCACTCCGCAATCATCATGGAGTCTGAGACATCCAGATCTCGCCTGCCTGGCGCATGCACGTCGTACCCCTGGGTGACGAGGGAAGCTGCCACCGCTTTTCCCAAGTCCCCTTCCCCACCAGTGACAAGTGCCACCGGCTTGGGAGTTTCCGGCTGTGGGGAAGGTGGAGCATCCATGGCGGCGTATGTGAGGTTGCATCTCTTCTGCTGACCAGCGCCCTTCTCAACTACTTCCTGCGTGTCGCCGAGAGGGCTCTTGCTCTTCTCCCTGAAATACAAATGGCGGGCACCTCACAGTGCCCGCCATTTCTGGGTTCAACAGGGTTCTGGAAATCCGTGGCTTAGCCGCTCGCGCGATTGCTGAACAGCACCGCCGTGGTGTCATAGGTCACTTTGGCACCAGTCACTTCACCAAGGTAGTTGAGCACTTCGGTCAGCGGTACCTTGCTCAGATTCAGCGAGACCGTCTTTTGCGCAATTTCCGGCGACTTGATGATGATGTTGGGCACCACCTTGTCATTTGAGGCCTTCTTGGCCAGCATGCGCAGGGCCTCCACCGCTTCCTCGAGTGACACATCGGCAAAGTCGATCTTTTCGATAATCACAGTGGAATAAGCGGTGCGCAGCTTGGTGTTATCGGTGCCAATCTTCTGCTTGATCGTGGCGAGCATTGCCTGCGTAGGCACGTGATTGGGATTGCGCTCCGCAACCTTGTTCAGTTTCTCTCGAGCAATCTCAAATTGGCCCGCTTGAAACGCGGCCTTTCCTTCCTCAAAGAGGACATAAGTATCGTCCGCGGCGCGAGCCGGAACAGACATCAACGCAGTACCCAGGACTGCGACCAGGAGCATCAGGCAGGTCTTCATGGCGGTGGTATAGGTAATTTCGACGCCATTATTTTGCCCAGACCCCTACAAAAAGGTCAAGCGGAGACGATTTCATGCGGGCGCAAAATAAATATCTGCCTCCGAACGAGTCGATATTGGGAGCTTCAGGATGATGTGCTCCTATCTCAGGAGTACTTCACGTCCTTGCGCGGCTCCATCTCGAAGGTAAGGACCTGGCTCTGATCCACACTGGACTCGATCACATCACGCACATACTTGAAGTAGTGAGGATCGTCCTGGGCGATGGCGAGCTTATCCAGACTCTCCACTTCGAGGCTTACGAACCAATGCCATGGATCCTCGGCGCGGATGCGTTTGCCGACGTTGAGGTGAAGGATTTCGCGGATGCGCAGCAACGTCGTGCGCGTAGTCCACATCATTTCCTCAAGCCGCTCCGGCGTGACGTCGGGCTTCAGTGTGAAGAGTGAGACCTGGCAAACCATAATTCCCTCTCCAGAGTCGCACTAGGAAGTCCAATCGAGCGCCTTTTTCTTCCACGCGTAGCCGAAAGCGACCAGCAGGATGGTGACAAATGAAAGCGCCCACCAGAAAATGGAGGCTCCATAGGTGAGGATGTAATCCTTATAGATGATGGCC
Protein-coding regions in this window:
- a CDS encoding right-handed parallel beta-helix repeat-containing protein, whose translation is MPDPKKPINLDDIDFGSTLRGHQKGDRVFDRFLLEKLLGRGGMGVVWLGTDERLGREVALKFAPEAVRYDDVAVDELKEETKKGLNLAHQNIVKIYDFLVDETHAAISMEFIDGENLGALRTRQPNKVFEVRQIAMWVGQFLDALDYAHRIAKVIHRDLKPANLMIDREGNLRVTDFGIARSISDAMNRATLGIGNSTGTLAYMSPQQADGKKPHVTDDLYAFGSTLYELLTGKPPFFTGNIISQLQHDPVTSLTERREEFGITDGEPIPVEWEQTILACLEKTPENRPASALAVRQRLGLAPACQPEVPPLPAVPGGSAAAGGSPTNFSHSAAHLPTGHGPTQTYVRPGAGLTEMSLPNRPIGAGHIKVGPGVTPVQPPTSSTQHHTTTQPAKKGGGILVAVGLVFLFFVLALVGGGWWVWNKTPYLKKLLGKEVAVSPLLDNPTPTPTPPGPGPAPTPTPPPTPPGPGPAPTPTPTPTPPGPGPAPTPTPTPPKVTSVQAMIDAAKSGDTVTVPEGIYEEQLKFKAGITLKAAVPGKVTVQTDGKSGAVLMVENCGSGSISGFVFQHTGTEITEKVNWPVALVKASTIVMDGCTIQAGLGDGLLVTGAGKSQFTKCIIRNNTTNGAIFESGASGSMSETEVRKNGESGVEVRFLGTAPVFSRCTFADNGLAGLIAKDGGSATVQDQTKVTKNGDPGIAGVGEGVTINVNGTELQGNTIGIAVMEGAKAKIQECIITESQQAGIQAQAPAAGSEFLNNTVQSGKLDGLLATGTSGTAITITGNKIKGNGGHGILIFGAGFKPKVEQNEISTNAGYGILAAEGVSGSVTDNTARGNHLGGVKNEGAGADIVIQGNLADESK
- a CDS encoding serine/threonine-protein kinase, with the translated sequence MPPSPSAAPGMRFGNFEVLTDSSGKNCLLGGGAFGKTYKARHMFLKRIVALKVLHDRYANEPRARERFLREAQAAHELKHPHIAEVLDFGEADGSLYYAMEFCSGGDLEHYTKDAKGPVPPIVCLGFARQICKALAYAHERSFYHRDLKPPNVMLASSEGEPLLKLIDFGLVKMGMDDTEESSGLTMAGEVLGTPMFASPEQLREEDLDHRSDLFSLGMTLWYLLEGAPPVPGSALTVMAERLSSKSYEKLFSMRVPREVRPLLSKLLEKDPNKRYQNADAVLAALTEVVDDLEKNKAKSTPSPQALAPSAATESVIAEAAKPGMGGLMVHASVAQDSGKSPAAGTATSTPPTSTAVTAETSTSHTSSEQAPAATSASISSSTETPSESPKAPRLQFLKTLGHCVLGEAKVALDRTNDTELVVVQLQDGLDSTATWPARLAGAAQTIPPRLTGDLPLITQIHDNHPYAVCASSGTVRLVQVLQARGNLPFLEAAQILSQIALVLDEGQSSNRRHDLQLNQIYLAPLVANPAEGAPAYTLVTLQLEQWPAFLTCVPLRQIASAMPGHMEDNDPGATGMMTMRNSATDEFLSQNAAFGGLIYRLITGGEPRSAMYRSKNNYRPIPNLSREGNHLLASCLEGSANDETLSHLLEKMMRAEKSNLVPHSSSTRSNAGALSSSATALKSSVPKTEQPPASTTGSVSSISSSPLKTSPPKATEEVSQALPPAAAIAPPLPPVAPPVPVPAPAVVQPPPVPVVPAPEPPASSPSPSPAPALPPIAAASTALPLPPTAPPTPAAPPEPPKSQVTPVKPAPPQPPAKKAEKEKEKKPKSAPAPAPAAPVAPHAKGQPTTGIPPLVWIAAAASLLILGTVVGVGFYAYQGWRSSKPDPTPSTPTEPSTTPVALVTPPEPPKQESKTSSTSTTPKPPETPSNSLPQTPTPPPTTPVAEKKPEAPPKPKPPKELVFTRRVFPSTVRVRANGRTVALTKNSLDQFVLNLSSVSDYPLSILISPPLGFTGESHLITDPKESTYDHDVVFKRGKVELKVPGNSDYDHAEFTFVDYHDEERASFQGNDISKPEVETVSLRNGLATAELPTGTYQIRLISNSQNVAPMTLAAKYPVPKRAGTDDLKVASEGWGGHTYECNFEVTVDIKGEKTKLYARRVLILDQDLAKGTLQDYWAREGKTPERQQSEIRDIKVDASGTLTMLLPLEDPQHKNDTFDEIVELKRNAQGGISFQCYPAANSANKTREDYLAKGSAKRVR
- a CDS encoding Dabb family protein, giving the protein MVCQVSLFTLKPDVTPERLEEMMWTTRTTLLRIREILHLNVGKRIRAEDPWHWFVSLEVESLDKLAIAQDDPHYFKYVRDVIESSVDQSQVLTFEMEPRKDVKYS
- a CDS encoding SDR family NAD(P)-dependent oxidoreductase, with protein sequence MDAPPSPQPETPKPVALVTGGEGDLGKAVAASLVTQGYDVHAPGRRDLDVSDSMMIAEWFSAHEKVELVVHSAGVLRDRRFPNMEEEDFDTVLEVNLKGAFQVSQAALKSMARRRSGHIIFIGSNSARWGNVGQANYAAAKAGIIGLTHSLAKEYGGRNIRVNCILPGLLETKMTAHLSEEIKQSVREAHALRRFNTCEAVARFVTFLDQQLPHTSGQVFQLDSRVNRWT
- a CDS encoding glutaredoxin: MSQPKITAYLKTYCGWSEGVRAIFRKYDLPFEEKDIIKNPAFRWEMEQKSGQPLSPCVEVNGTMLADISGEEVEKWMIENNLLTQSDTAPDAPINSSCTDEQHAAMARGSVPGQIKFIA